The following are encoded together in the Paraburkholderia dioscoreae genome:
- the traN gene encoding conjugal transfer protein TraN, which produces MNNLFAYVRFMKTAAVCMLILMCAVAFPRHAEAQTYAAGACSQVPGSQSCADATPCKTDSNGQQVCLSTASLPSGALQVPYACWQYSYHYACTGTVTDTCAQYRNNSACGVTASTCVDTTPETGQCNEWQYTYKCQTQAQQTAQQTNCSSGLFDTSSFTKPPNNNDSFIRGALGLEIAGEGQTYASKLNGIFSGVSESCRKGYEGIQNCCKSTPGGSTNSATMSLAIGAAASVAKYAGEKAIDMASPYVFDAMYTNGLFTSALTENFTTAFSLNAADGGGTLGTSLATNGLSVGAYGFTVGTGSMSAGLFGANMQIASFGSNGYLAFNPYVFAAMVAIQVIEGLSKCSQAEQLLALHKGSNLSTYIDTTCAKSVLGSCVQYVEEYCSFNSLLSEIINIQGKTQLGLPLAGCGGLTPAQISAIDFTKIDFSAFTDQMEQQALSNLPKNISGNYQPIEQSKGTGSSQSGTSSVLPSY; this is translated from the coding sequence ATGAATAACCTCTTCGCGTATGTGAGATTCATGAAGACGGCTGCTGTGTGCATGCTGATCCTGATGTGCGCGGTCGCGTTTCCGCGCCATGCTGAAGCGCAGACCTACGCGGCCGGCGCATGCTCGCAGGTGCCTGGCTCACAGAGCTGCGCCGACGCTACGCCCTGCAAGACTGATTCGAATGGCCAGCAGGTTTGCCTTAGCACTGCGTCGCTGCCGTCAGGCGCATTGCAGGTGCCGTATGCCTGCTGGCAGTATTCGTACCATTACGCCTGCACGGGCACCGTGACGGACACGTGCGCCCAGTACCGGAACAACTCCGCCTGTGGTGTCACGGCGAGCACGTGCGTCGACACGACCCCCGAAACAGGGCAATGCAACGAGTGGCAATACACCTATAAATGCCAGACGCAGGCACAGCAAACCGCGCAGCAGACAAACTGCAGTAGTGGCCTGTTTGACACGTCATCGTTCACGAAACCGCCGAACAACAACGATTCCTTTATTCGCGGTGCGTTAGGGCTGGAGATTGCCGGTGAAGGCCAGACGTATGCCTCCAAGCTGAATGGCATCTTCTCTGGCGTGTCTGAGAGTTGCCGCAAAGGGTACGAGGGAATCCAGAACTGCTGCAAGAGCACGCCCGGTGGATCGACAAATTCCGCAACGATGTCGTTGGCCATCGGTGCGGCAGCCTCGGTAGCGAAGTATGCCGGCGAGAAGGCGATCGACATGGCGTCGCCGTACGTCTTCGACGCCATGTACACCAATGGGCTCTTCACGTCGGCGCTGACGGAAAACTTCACCACCGCGTTTTCGCTGAATGCGGCGGATGGTGGAGGCACCTTGGGGACGAGCCTTGCCACAAACGGGCTCTCGGTCGGCGCGTATGGCTTCACGGTGGGGACAGGGTCGATGTCGGCCGGTCTGTTCGGCGCAAACATGCAGATTGCGTCGTTTGGTTCAAACGGCTACCTTGCCTTTAATCCTTACGTATTTGCAGCGATGGTTGCCATTCAGGTTATCGAGGGTCTTTCCAAGTGCTCGCAGGCGGAGCAGTTGCTTGCACTTCACAAAGGATCTAACCTGAGCACCTATATCGATACGACCTGCGCCAAAAGCGTGCTGGGCAGCTGCGTCCAGTACGTCGAGGAATACTGCTCTTTCAATTCGTTGCTGTCTGAGATCATCAACATTCAGGGCAAGACACAACTGGGGCTTCCGCTCGCCGGATGTGGGGGATTGACGCCGGCGCAGATCAGCGCGATTGACTTTACCAAGATCGACTTCAGCGCATTCACAGACCAGATGGAACAGCAGGCCCTGTCGAACCTGCCTAAAAACATCAGCGGCAATTACCAGCCCATTGAGCAAAGCAAAGGAACGGGCTCGTCACAGTCGGGCACGTCCTCCGTTCTTCCCTCCTATTAA